A DNA window from Leptolyngbya sp. KIOST-1 contains the following coding sequences:
- a CDS encoding alpha/beta hydrolase → MLLRYRSLRKFFPLALGIGAALATAGPLGAAETLRLEFGPLSRSVPTESLVTFAETGTVDRQLAPFLRRLSPSQRQELRLALTSSRAVSVVPISQWFNSPMGDRSLLFLGQLAQTEAGLNGRQALRAAIVAAAAEDGDISPLDIVRHFPTGSLRLDGAQAMAIARQVQAEATATRSLVAAIRQQSEAEAAQPPALDLAALPDLTQPGPYGSRQVSLQMTDAERGRTYAADVFLPQTLTAGPGSIPVVVISHGLGDSRTSFFDLATHAASHGFAVALPEHVGSNYTQKQALLTGLDRETFKARDFLDRPLDVSFLLNELERLNASTFDNRLNVDRVAVVGHSFGGYTALALGGASIDFERLAQRCDPAANLLLDAAMVLECRALELRSDPAVMDRLTQGTRDDRVQLVMAFATVSNLFGPRGMAPVAVPVMLFGGDLDLVAPVVPQQVAAFSWLQGRDRYLYLGENTSHSPGITRLLTRFLYLDDALDKSVDEALALTRGVNKSLVVAFSQVYLAGREDYRPFLQSHYVEAVSAEPFRLHRVRELPPPAIEQLSGLPSLE, encoded by the coding sequence ATGCTCCTTCGCTACCGATCGCTAAGAAAATTTTTTCCCCTGGCTCTGGGAATCGGGGCAGCGCTGGCCACGGCCGGGCCGCTGGGGGCTGCAGAAACCCTGCGGCTTGAGTTTGGCCCCCTGAGCCGCTCGGTCCCGACGGAGTCGTTGGTCACCTTTGCCGAGACCGGCACCGTTGACCGGCAGCTGGCCCCCTTTTTGCGGCGGCTCAGCCCCTCCCAGCGACAGGAGTTGCGCCTGGCTCTGACCAGCAGCCGGGCGGTGTCGGTGGTGCCGATTTCCCAGTGGTTCAACAGCCCCATGGGCGATCGCAGCCTGCTATTTTTGGGCCAGCTGGCCCAGACCGAGGCGGGACTCAACGGCCGCCAGGCGCTACGGGCGGCGATCGTCGCGGCGGCGGCTGAGGACGGCGACATTTCGCCGCTCGATATTGTGCGCCACTTTCCCACCGGCAGCCTGCGGCTGGATGGGGCCCAGGCGATGGCGATCGCCCGCCAGGTGCAGGCCGAGGCGACCGCCACCCGCAGTCTGGTTGCAGCCATCCGCCAGCAGTCGGAGGCCGAGGCCGCCCAGCCCCCGGCGCTCGATCTGGCGGCTCTGCCCGACCTCACTCAGCCCGGTCCCTACGGCAGTCGCCAGGTATCGCTACAGATGACGGACGCCGAGCGGGGCCGCACCTACGCCGCCGACGTGTTTTTGCCCCAAACTCTGACCGCTGGGCCCGGGTCCATTCCGGTTGTTGTGATCTCCCACGGGTTGGGCGACAGCCGCACCAGCTTTTTTGATCTGGCGACCCACGCCGCCTCCCATGGCTTCGCGGTGGCGCTGCCCGAGCATGTGGGCAGCAACTACACCCAGAAGCAGGCCCTGCTCACCGGGCTCGATCGCGAAACCTTTAAGGCCCGCGACTTTTTAGACCGGCCTTTAGATGTCAGTTTTTTGCTCAATGAACTAGAGCGGCTCAATGCCAGCACCTTTGACAATCGGCTGAATGTTGACCGAGTGGCGGTGGTTGGACACTCCTTTGGTGGCTACACGGCGCTAGCGCTGGGGGGCGCCAGCATTGACTTTGAACGGCTGGCTCAGCGCTGCGACCCCGCTGCCAACCTGCTGCTCGACGCCGCTATGGTGCTGGAGTGCCGCGCCCTGGAATTGCGGTCCGACCCGGCGGTGATGGATCGCCTGACCCAGGGCACCAGGGATGATCGCGTTCAGCTGGTGATGGCCTTTGCCACCGTGTCAAACCTGTTTGGCCCTCGGGGGATGGCTCCGGTGGCGGTGCCGGTGATGCTGTTTGGCGGCGATCTGGATCTGGTGGCTCCGGTGGTGCCGCAGCAGGTGGCCGCCTTTAGCTGGCTGCAGGGCCGCGATCGCTACCTGTACCTGGGCGAAAACACCTCCCACAGCCCCGGCATTACCCGGCTGCTCACTCGCTTTTTGTACCTCGACGACGCCCTGGACAAGAGCGTTGACGAGGCTCTGGCCCTGACCCGGGGAGTGAACAAGTCGCTGGTGGTGGCCTTTAGTCAGGTATACCTGGCTGGGCGGGAGGACTACCGGCCCTTTTTACAATCGCACTACGTCGAGGCCGTCAGCGCCGAGCCTTTTCGGCTGCATCGGGTGCGCGAGCTGCCGCCCCCGGCGATCGAACAGCTATCGGGGCTACCCAGCCTGGAATAA
- a CDS encoding aldo/keto reductase, with protein sequence MSASTVHASLPFPLPEMGCGTWAWGNQLLWGYDQRMDDDLQQVFNHCLSHGVTLFDSGDSYGTGQLNGRSETLLGQFAGQYQGPHADQLCLATKLAAYPWRLTPGSVVKAGAASVQRLGRPLDLVQMHWSTANYLPWQEAPFLDGLMDLVEQGQARAVGLSNFGPRRLKLAHQRFQARGLTIATLQVQYSLLSTYPVSELGLKDLCDELGIRLIAYSPLALGLLTGKYAAQGPYPSGIRGVLFRQLLPKIQPLLDTLAAIAAQRQKTSAQVALNWCLCKGTIPIPGAKTLDQAEQNTGALGWRLDAGEVEALDRAAQGSDRQMVQNIFQSR encoded by the coding sequence ATGAGTGCCTCGACCGTCCATGCCTCCCTGCCCTTCCCCCTGCCCGAGATGGGCTGCGGCACCTGGGCCTGGGGCAACCAGCTGCTGTGGGGCTACGACCAGCGCATGGATGACGACCTGCAGCAGGTGTTTAACCACTGCCTCAGCCACGGGGTGACGCTGTTCGACAGCGGCGACTCCTACGGCACCGGACAGCTGAACGGGCGGAGCGAAACCCTGCTGGGGCAGTTCGCTGGCCAGTATCAGGGCCCCCACGCCGACCAGCTCTGCCTGGCAACCAAGCTGGCCGCCTACCCCTGGCGGCTGACGCCGGGTTCGGTGGTGAAGGCTGGCGCCGCTTCGGTTCAACGGTTGGGCCGTCCCCTCGACCTGGTGCAGATGCACTGGTCAACGGCCAACTACCTGCCCTGGCAGGAGGCCCCCTTTCTCGACGGGCTGATGGATCTGGTGGAGCAGGGGCAGGCGCGGGCCGTGGGCCTCTCGAACTTTGGCCCCCGCCGCCTGAAGCTGGCCCACCAGCGATTTCAGGCGCGGGGGCTGACCATTGCCACCCTGCAGGTGCAGTACTCGCTGCTGTCCACCTACCCGGTGAGCGAGCTGGGGCTGAAGGATCTCTGCGACGAGCTGGGCATTCGGCTGATTGCCTATAGCCCGCTGGCCCTGGGGCTGCTGACGGGCAAATACGCCGCCCAGGGCCCCTATCCCTCAGGCATTCGAGGCGTGCTCTTTCGTCAGCTGCTGCCCAAAATACAGCCGTTGTTAGATACGCTGGCGGCGATCGCGGCCCAGCGCCAAAAAACCTCGGCCCAGGTGGCGCTCAACTGGTGTCTCTGCAAGGGCACCATTCCCATTCCAGGGGCCAAAACCCTGGACCAGGCAGAGCAAAACACCGGAGCTCTGGGCTGGCGGCTCGATGCCGGTGAAGTGGAGGCGCTGGATCGGGCGG
- the dinB gene encoding DNA polymerase IV — translation MRKILHIDMDAFYASVEQRDFPQYRGKPLVVGGRPEQRGAVAAASYEARQYGIHSAMPARLAVQRCPALIFARPRFEVYKQVSGQIRQIFHRYTDLVEPLSLDEAYLDVTVNALAEPSALVLARQIKTDILAATQLTASAGVSINKFLAKMASGQNKPDGLTLILPEQAEAFVAALPIEKFHGIGQVTARKMHGLGIATGADLRQWAEADLVQHFGKVGRFYYRVARGKDDRPVNPNRIRKSIGAEQSFSPDLTTLAAMGEALEQVANDLSRRLGEQQRRGHTLTLKVKYANYRQITRSRTFVAAIGADSPLLSWAQDMLLAHCDSQAPAQKGHPRQPVRLLGLTISNLEPVGEPDYVQLSLEV, via the coding sequence ATGAGAAAGATCCTCCACATCGATATGGATGCGTTCTACGCCTCCGTGGAGCAGCGGGACTTTCCGCAGTACCGGGGCAAGCCCCTGGTGGTGGGCGGGCGGCCCGAGCAGCGGGGGGCGGTGGCTGCCGCCAGCTACGAAGCTCGCCAGTACGGCATTCACTCGGCCATGCCCGCCCGCCTCGCCGTGCAGCGCTGCCCGGCGCTGATCTTTGCCCGGCCCCGCTTCGAGGTCTACAAGCAGGTCTCGGGGCAAATTCGCCAGATTTTTCACCGCTACACCGACCTGGTGGAGCCGCTGTCGCTGGATGAGGCCTACCTGGATGTGACCGTCAACGCCCTGGCGGAACCCTCGGCCCTGGTACTGGCCCGCCAGATCAAGACCGATATTCTCGCTGCCACCCAGCTCACCGCTTCGGCGGGGGTATCGATCAACAAGTTCCTGGCCAAAATGGCCAGCGGCCAGAACAAACCCGACGGGCTAACCCTGATTTTGCCCGAGCAGGCCGAAGCCTTTGTGGCAGCCCTGCCGATCGAAAAGTTCCACGGCATCGGCCAGGTCACCGCCCGCAAAATGCACGGCCTGGGCATTGCCACCGGGGCCGACCTGCGCCAGTGGGCGGAGGCCGATCTGGTACAGCACTTTGGCAAAGTGGGGCGGTTTTACTACCGCGTGGCCCGAGGCAAAGACGATCGCCCCGTCAACCCCAACCGCATTCGCAAATCGATCGGAGCCGAGCAATCGTTCTCCCCCGACCTGACCACCCTGGCCGCCATGGGCGAGGCCCTGGAGCAGGTGGCCAACGACCTGAGCCGCCGCCTGGGAGAGCAGCAGCGCCGGGGCCACACCCTCACCCTCAAGGTCAAGTACGCCAACTACCGGCAGATTACCCGCAGCCGCACCTTTGTGGCGGCGATTGGGGCTGACTCGCCGCTGCTGTCCTGGGCCCAGGACATGCTGTTGGCCCACTGCGATAGTCAAGCACCGGCCCAGAAGGGCCATCCCCGCCAGCCCGTGCGGCTGCTGGGGCTGACCATCTCCAATCTGGAACCCGTCGGGGAGCCCGACTATGTGCAGCTCAGCCTGGAAGTCTAG
- a CDS encoding Hsp20/alpha crystallin family protein — MGVWQSSSQQPYFASGWGLGVAQAQMDAIAAALMPLGVSPSGRVQVPSIEIETTAAALVVTAFLPGVEPQAVQVRASDRSLTFSGQRQSGSPGSRWPGSLLQSVGLNYFQQTVPLPERVIDRQVQVTYRQGAIIVTLPRARGWGQRLRLGWQHLRHSLGQVLQALGQRLLEDR; from the coding sequence ATGGGCGTTTGGCAATCGTCATCTCAGCAACCGTATTTTGCCTCAGGTTGGGGGTTGGGGGTAGCCCAGGCCCAGATGGACGCGATCGCCGCGGCCCTTATGCCCTTGGGCGTTTCCCCCTCGGGCCGGGTACAGGTGCCTTCCATTGAAATTGAAACCACCGCCGCTGCCCTGGTGGTCACCGCCTTTCTGCCAGGGGTCGAGCCCCAGGCGGTGCAGGTGCGGGCCAGCGACAGGTCGCTCACCTTCTCGGGCCAGCGCCAGTCGGGCTCCCCCGGCTCCCGCTGGCCGGGTTCCCTGCTGCAAAGCGTTGGCCTCAACTACTTTCAGCAGACCGTGCCCCTGCCCGAGCGAGTGATCGATCGCCAGGTGCAGGTGACCTATCGGCAGGGGGCCATCATCGTCACGCTGCCCAGGGCCAGGGGCTGGGGCCAGCGGCTCAGGCTGGGCTGGCAGCATTTGCGCCACAGC